In Gammaproteobacteria bacterium, a genomic segment contains:
- a CDS encoding AAA family ATPase, translating into MFIGRKKELALLKEVAERKIASLVVIKGRRRIGKSRLVEEASKGMRRITLSGIAPAKGVTSSHQKESFARQMALQLNIPEPRSSHWEELFWHLADRTKEGRVLILLDEISWMASESTSHSDPLFLGFLKNAWDIYFKKNDNLTMVLCGSVSSWIEKNILSSTGFVGRITLKMHLKELSLRECSAFWPENMISSFEKFKLLSIMGGIPSYLEKISANWNAEENIRRLCFVQDGILVHEFKQIFTDIFGKRSEIYKKILTVLIDKPNSCLKNIYKALNMNKQGVITEYLEDLEQAGFIKRDYAFNFKTKKISKNSVFRVSDNFIRFYLKYIEPNIALIEQDRFSQSSLSTLKGWEGIAGLQFENLIVNNKALILEQLNINASDVVFDNPYHQIATEKKQGVQIDYLIVDRFNTVWLCEVKFSKNIVGQSLITEIQRKIQCLDIGKSYSIRPVLIHVNGVTDELVGERFFASIIDFGSLLI; encoded by the coding sequence ATGTTTATTGGCCGCAAAAAAGAGTTGGCATTATTGAAGGAAGTGGCTGAGCGTAAAATAGCCAGCTTGGTTGTGATAAAAGGCCGCAGACGAATTGGGAAGAGTCGGTTGGTGGAGGAGGCCAGCAAAGGAATGCGAAGGATTACGCTATCGGGAATTGCGCCTGCTAAGGGTGTGACTTCTTCACATCAGAAGGAATCTTTTGCGAGACAAATGGCCTTGCAGCTCAATATTCCAGAGCCACGCAGCAGTCATTGGGAAGAGTTATTTTGGCATTTGGCTGATCGTACAAAAGAAGGTCGAGTATTGATTTTGCTCGATGAAATCTCATGGATGGCGAGTGAAAGTACATCCCATAGCGATCCTCTCTTTCTGGGCTTTCTCAAGAATGCTTGGGATATTTATTTTAAGAAAAACGATAATTTAACTATGGTTTTGTGTGGTTCGGTGTCAAGTTGGATTGAAAAAAATATTTTAAGCAGCACAGGCTTTGTTGGGCGAATTACATTGAAAATGCATCTTAAAGAGTTGTCACTGAGAGAATGCTCTGCTTTTTGGCCTGAAAACATGATTTCTTCATTTGAGAAATTTAAACTGCTTTCAATCATGGGCGGGATACCTTCTTATTTAGAAAAAATATCTGCGAATTGGAATGCAGAAGAAAATATTCGGCGACTTTGCTTTGTGCAGGATGGAATTTTAGTACACGAGTTTAAGCAAATTTTTACAGATATATTTGGAAAGAGAAGTGAAATATACAAGAAGATTTTGACCGTGCTAATTGATAAACCTAATAGTTGTTTAAAAAACATTTATAAGGCATTAAATATGAATAAGCAGGGGGTGATAACAGAATACTTGGAGGATTTAGAGCAGGCTGGTTTTATTAAGCGAGACTATGCTTTCAATTTTAAAACCAAGAAAATCTCAAAAAATAGTGTGTTTCGAGTGAGTGATAATTTTATACGGTTTTATCTTAAATATATCGAACCAAATATCGCTCTGATAGAACAAGATCGCTTTAGCCAATCTTCGCTTTCAACTTTAAAAGGGTGGGAAGGCATTGCAGGGTTGCAATTTGAGAATCTGATTGTGAATAATAAGGCGCTCATTTTAGAGCAGCTCAATATTAATGCTAGTGATGTTGTTTTTGATAATCCTTATCACCAAATAGCGACTGAGAAAAAACAAGGCGTTCAAATAGACTACTTGATTGTGGATAGATTTAATACTGTTTGGCTGTGCGAGGTAAAGTTTTCAAAAAATATCGTTGGGCAATCGCTAATTACTGAAATTCAACGAAAAATACAGTGTTTAGATATAGGAAAAAGTTATTCAATTCGCCCGGTGCTTATTCATGTCAATGGGGTAACCGATGAGCTAGTTGGCGAGCGGTTTTTTGCAAGTATTATAGATTTTGGTAGCTTGCTAATATGA